The Xanthomonas sp. CFBP 8443 genome has a window encoding:
- a CDS encoding fatty acid desaturase family protein, protein MIAALPPALRRLSPWRSALALALDWALIALCFAAAIRYPHPLVYLLAALLVARTQLALAVMMHEGAHGLLARRQTHNDLLAQLCAAGPLFLSLFAYRQGHLQHHRAPMAEDDPVAIVFGIADYPVSRRRLAARLLRDVTGIGYLLAVRDALRRRRRRPSAQVAPAPAGHLPLVLGSIVVSNGALLGTLAALGHAWLYLILWLLPALTFLQLFARIRAITEHAGYPACADQRRNARSIVRRSWQTFFCGPHAIHYHIEHHQYVRVPFYRLPAVHRWMREQGQLPQANLYRGYGAVLNEVSRGPNA, encoded by the coding sequence ATGATCGCCGCGTTGCCGCCGGCGTTGCGGCGGCTGAGCCCGTGGCGCAGCGCGCTGGCATTGGCCCTGGACTGGGCGCTGATCGCACTGTGCTTCGCCGCGGCGATCCGCTACCCGCATCCGCTGGTGTATCTGCTGGCGGCGCTGCTGGTGGCGCGGACGCAGTTGGCGCTGGCGGTGATGATGCACGAAGGCGCGCACGGTCTGCTGGCGCGCCGCCAGACGCACAACGATCTGCTGGCGCAACTGTGCGCGGCCGGGCCGCTGTTCCTGTCGCTGTTCGCCTATCGCCAGGGCCATCTGCAGCACCACCGCGCACCGATGGCCGAGGACGATCCGGTGGCCATCGTGTTCGGCATCGCCGACTACCCGGTCTCGCGGCGCCGGTTGGCGGCGCGGTTGCTGCGCGATGTCACCGGCATCGGCTATCTGCTCGCCGTGCGCGATGCGCTGCGACGGCGGAGGCGGCGTCCGTCCGCGCAGGTCGCGCCCGCGCCTGCCGGCCATCTGCCGCTGGTGCTGGGTTCGATCGTGGTCAGCAACGGCGCGCTGCTGGGAACGCTCGCCGCGCTCGGCCATGCCTGGCTGTATCTGATCCTGTGGCTGCTGCCGGCGCTGACCTTCCTGCAGCTGTTCGCGCGGATCCGCGCCATCACCGAACATGCCGGCTATCCCGCGTGCGCCGACCAGCGCCGCAACGCCCGCAGCATCGTGCGGCGCAGCTGGCAGACCTTCTTCTGCGGACCGCACGCCATCCACTATCACATCGAGCACCACCAGTACGTGCGCGTGCCGTTCTACCGGCTGCCGGCGGTGCACCGCTGGATGCGCGAGCAGGGCCAATTGCCCCAGGCCAATCTCTATCGCGGCTACGGCGCGGTTTTGAACGAGGTCAGCCGCGGTCCGAACGCGTGA